In the Methanococcoides methylutens genome, one interval contains:
- a CDS encoding DsrE/DsrF/DrsH-like family protein — MTDTAETTDKAVIIVHSGDLDKIYSALIVGNGALAMGMDVSMYFTFWGLQRLKKGGLEKGPLSKMHMLGLGKWMINKRMKAANVASLEKLMNDYKELGGKILACEMTMEIMGVKAEELRTEWIDEYGAVGTYVNEARDAKITLFI; from the coding sequence ATGACCGATACTGCAGAGACTACCGATAAGGCTGTCATTATTGTCCATAGTGGGGATCTGGACAAAATATACAGCGCCCTTATAGTTGGCAATGGGGCACTTGCAATGGGAATGGATGTTTCCATGTACTTCACTTTCTGGGGACTTCAGAGACTTAAAAAAGGTGGACTTGAAAAGGGACCCCTTTCAAAGATGCATATGCTGGGACTTGGAAAATGGATGATAAACAAACGCATGAAAGCAGCAAACGTAGCTTCTCTTGAAAAGCTCATGAACGACTACAAGGAACTGGGCGGGAAAATACTTGCCTGTGAGATGACCATGGAAATTATGGGAGTCAAGGCTGAAGAGCTTCGCACCGAATGGATCGATGAATACGGTGCAGTGGGCACCTATGTCAATGAAGCAAGGGATGCGAAAATAACACTGTTCATTTAA
- the sfsA gene encoding DNA/RNA nuclease SfsA, translating into MMPEKEVVIEIPWDAEAKLMSRPNRFLGIVDIRSISGSPADVQEEKVHIHDPGRLEDLLYAGNDLLLKKAANTNRKTGWDVIAAKADDGWILINSAFHRKIAEWAIRNEVSPFLEGLDSVAAEQKFGDSRLDFLLGKGNKKIWVEVKGCTLINDRKAIFPDAPTSRGRRHIEELIKAVSGGDEALLIVLIFRPNAQCFAPNEVIDPDLAAAFRDAIDAGVNVCPLVFNYEGREIIYRGNIPLCDGWKLL; encoded by the coding sequence ATGATGCCTGAAAAAGAAGTGGTAATAGAGATCCCATGGGATGCCGAAGCAAAATTAATGTCAAGACCTAACAGGTTCCTGGGAATTGTGGATATCAGATCAATTTCCGGATCTCCTGCTGATGTGCAGGAAGAGAAGGTGCACATTCATGATCCTGGAAGACTTGAGGACCTTCTCTATGCAGGCAATGACCTGCTTCTGAAAAAAGCTGCCAATACTAACCGGAAGACCGGCTGGGATGTCATTGCCGCTAAAGCTGATGATGGCTGGATCCTGATCAATTCAGCATTCCATCGCAAGATCGCGGAATGGGCTATAAGGAATGAGGTATCTCCTTTCCTTGAAGGGCTGGATTCAGTTGCAGCTGAGCAGAAGTTCGGGGATAGCCGGCTGGACTTTCTTCTGGGAAAAGGGAATAAGAAGATATGGGTGGAAGTAAAAGGTTGCACTCTTATTAATGACAGGAAAGCAATATTTCCCGATGCACCGACCTCCAGGGGAAGAAGGCATATTGAAGAACTGATAAAGGCGGTCAGTGGTGGTGATGAAGCACTTCTAATCGTACTGATATTCAGGCCTAATGCACAATGCTTCGCCCCGAATGAAGTTATTGATCCTGACCTTGCAGCTGCTTTCAGGGATGCGATTGATGCGGGCGTTAATGTATGCCCCCTGGTATTCAATTATGAGGGCCGGGAAATTATCTACAGGGGCAATATACCTCTGTGTGATGGATGGAAATTACTTTGA
- a CDS encoding DUF5518 domain-containing protein, whose translation MNIIKGAIIGLICTVILYMVPLVNALSPFFGGLIGGYVASEGAFGGFKVGVLMSLLAAIPGFMLSGVLALLLADIPVLGAILAGSGLFITFVIVIYTAIFGIIGAVVGGVVADNN comes from the coding sequence ATGAATATTATAAAAGGAGCAATTATTGGACTGATATGTACAGTCATTCTCTATATGGTACCGCTGGTGAATGCACTTTCTCCTTTCTTTGGAGGTCTTATCGGTGGATATGTTGCTTCCGAAGGTGCTTTCGGTGGCTTCAAAGTGGGTGTTTTGATGTCTTTACTGGCAGCTATTCCCGGATTCATGCTTTCAGGTGTTCTGGCACTTCTGCTTGCAGATATTCCGGTGTTGGGTGCTATTCTGGCAGGATCAGGTCTTTTTATTACATTCGTAATTGTCATCTACACTGCGATATTCGGAATCATCGGTGCTGTTGTAGGTGGAGTTGTAGCGGATAATAATTGA
- a CDS encoding succinate dehydrogenase/fumarate reductase iron-sulfur subunit, whose amino-acid sequence MIKLKIRRQDGEKVWYDLFEVEDKQGMNLLEALFFVQEKLDGSLTFRYSCRGAVCGSCGMLINRVPRLACKVQVSELRKEPTNEGNSEVMIANKKTETDNNEILIEPLPNLNVIRDLVVDMNPFYNLLESVRPWLEMKNDIPEKENIIDQEMQVKLEQYTNCILCAICHGSCPVAARDRKYYGPAALAKAWRFDLDPRENESNRKERLEIVNSESGVWGCDTVYKCVAVCPKKVAPTLGINELRNRINTNKKKEE is encoded by the coding sequence ATGATCAAGCTAAAGATCAGAAGACAGGATGGTGAAAAGGTCTGGTATGATCTCTTTGAGGTTGAGGACAAGCAGGGAATGAATCTGCTGGAAGCATTGTTCTTTGTCCAGGAAAAACTTGATGGAAGCCTTACTTTCCGATACTCTTGCAGAGGTGCTGTCTGTGGAAGTTGTGGAATGCTCATCAACCGGGTACCAAGGCTTGCCTGCAAGGTACAGGTATCTGAACTGAGGAAGGAACCTACGAATGAAGGGAACTCGGAGGTCATGATAGCTAACAAGAAGACTGAAACAGACAATAATGAAATATTGATAGAACCACTACCTAACCTGAATGTCATACGTGACCTTGTAGTAGACATGAATCCATTCTATAATTTGCTGGAAAGTGTAAGACCCTGGCTTGAGATGAAGAATGATATTCCTGAAAAGGAAAACATTATAGATCAGGAAATGCAGGTCAAGCTTGAACAATATACTAACTGCATCCTATGTGCAATATGCCACGGGTCATGCCCTGTTGCAGCAAGGGACAGGAAATACTACGGACCGGCAGCTCTTGCAAAAGCATGGCGTTTTGATCTTGACCCAAGGGAAAATGAATCCAATAGAAAAGAAAGGCTTGAAATCGTGAACTCAGAATCCGGCGTATGGGGTTGCGACACTGTATACAAGTGTGTTGCAGTCTGTCCCAAAAAAGTGGCACCTACGTTAGGGATAAATGAACTTCGCAACAGGATAAATACAAATAAGAAAAAAGAAGAGTAA
- a CDS encoding MBL fold metallo-hydrolase encodes MQVTEHVHAIKIPFSLTTESGIVVERFVYSYIICGKNVCLVDCGVASSEDVIFDYMKKTGRDPQDISLIVQTHSHADHIGSTPAIKELTGCEVAAHGDAVGWIEHPDIQLRERPIPNFNTLTGGPVKVDRVLEDGDVFDLGEGMSLQVIHTPGHSKGSISLLLSPDNVLFSGDAIPLVGDIPIYDDVTEVLSSLRKLRDISDMKVLLSSWDDPIEGEGTYKAIDEGIEYVKKVHEAVQKFSSVSWEKVLEEIGLEGIPVNPLVVRTFEAHLKVNEDIS; translated from the coding sequence ATGCAGGTAACAGAACACGTACATGCCATAAAGATACCGTTTAGCCTCACCACCGAATCAGGTATTGTGGTCGAGAGGTTCGTGTATTCCTATATTATCTGTGGGAAGAATGTCTGCCTTGTGGACTGTGGTGTTGCATCTTCAGAGGATGTCATATTCGACTACATGAAAAAGACAGGCAGGGATCCGCAGGACATTTCACTTATAGTGCAGACTCATTCCCACGCGGACCACATAGGTTCTACTCCTGCGATAAAGGAATTAACAGGATGTGAAGTTGCTGCTCACGGGGATGCTGTAGGATGGATAGAGCATCCTGATATACAGTTACGTGAACGTCCAATTCCAAATTTTAATACTCTTACCGGTGGTCCTGTGAAAGTGGATCGTGTGCTTGAAGATGGGGATGTGTTCGATCTTGGTGAGGGTATGTCCCTGCAAGTAATTCACACTCCGGGTCACTCTAAAGGTTCGATCTCATTACTGTTATCTCCTGATAATGTTCTGTTCTCCGGTGATGCTATTCCTCTGGTGGGAGATATTCCGATCTATGATGATGTTACGGAAGTTCTCTCATCCCTCAGGAAACTTCGGGATATATCTGATATGAAGGTACTTTTGTCCTCTTGGGATGATCCAATTGAGGGTGAAGGTACCTACAAAGCTATCGATGAGGGAATTGAATATGTCAAAAAGGTCCATGAGGCTGTTCAGAAATTCTCATCGGTTTCATGGGAAAAGGTTCTGGAAGAGATCGGATTGGAAGGTATTCCTGTTAACCCATTGGTCGTGAGGACTTTTGAGGCTCATTTAAAAGTAAATGAAGATATTTCCTGA
- a CDS encoding DUF367 family protein — protein sequence MDKQKEKKYHLHIYHARQCDPKKCTGKKMARFDLARLFDKVQKIPRGSILLDPMAEQALSPADSNEQNITVLDCSWETVEEVFPQLLRLQLKHRALPYLVAANPVNFGRPFKLNSVEAFAAALYILGNKEQAEEILSKFNWGHSFLEVNREPLEDYSKAKDSKDIIRIQGEYI from the coding sequence ATGGATAAACAGAAAGAGAAAAAGTACCACCTTCATATTTATCACGCCCGTCAGTGCGATCCGAAAAAATGCACCGGCAAAAAGATGGCACGATTTGACCTTGCACGCCTTTTCGACAAGGTCCAGAAGATCCCACGCGGATCCATTCTACTCGACCCAATGGCAGAACAGGCACTTTCCCCGGCAGACAGCAACGAGCAGAACATAACTGTACTTGATTGCTCCTGGGAAACCGTTGAGGAAGTATTCCCACAACTTTTAAGATTGCAGCTTAAACACCGTGCACTTCCTTATCTTGTAGCTGCCAATCCTGTGAACTTCGGGCGGCCTTTCAAACTCAATTCCGTTGAAGCATTTGCAGCTGCCCTATACATACTTGGTAATAAAGAACAGGCAGAGGAGATCCTTTCAAAGTTCAACTGGGGACATAGTTTCCTTGAGGTTAATAGAGAGCCACTTGAAGACTATTCCAAAGCAAAGGACAGCAAGGATATCATCAGAATCCAGGGCGAATACATCTGA
- a CDS encoding sulfurtransferase TusA family protein yields MTDIEIDTRGETCPVPLVECRKALKKASEGDEVTILGTHPASKKEIPMACKALGLEIIGVEEKDEEWKIKIRR; encoded by the coding sequence ATGACAGATATTGAAATTGATACCAGAGGGGAAACATGCCCTGTACCTCTTGTAGAATGCCGCAAAGCTTTGAAGAAGGCATCCGAAGGAGATGAGGTCACAATTCTCGGAACGCATCCCGCATCAAAAAAGGAAATACCAATGGCATGCAAAGCACTTGGGCTTGAGATCATTGGTGTTGAAGAAAAAGATGAGGAATGGAAGATAAAGATACGCAGGTAA
- a CDS encoding glutamate synthase-related protein, producing MTEYRCNVCGAFEYDDTRGDSNTDIKPGTKPEDFPEDWRCPICGADKNHQMPVEKEEIEEITSEEIVTCPKCGTKSKITVSEFGKIDISGYLGEWRRTSDTTETYMEDIHKISVSGESILEPMKTKQDVLSWNDILIKGAQLAKIPLNEDEAVNTNTVIGPKAKHPLVIETPVFITHMSYGALSSEIKQALAMGSAAVKTAMCSGEGGILKESMEKAHKYIFEYVPNRYSVTEDNLKKVDAIEIKIGQSAKPGMGGHLPAEKVTHELAEIRGFPESTDIVSPAHFDDIRSKEDLKAKVDWLRETSGGKPIGIKMAAGNIEADLEIAVYAKPDFITIDGRPGATAAALKFVKNATSIPTIFALYRARKFLDEKGIKDISLIITGGLRVSSDLAKALALGADAIAIGTAALMACACQQYRQCDTGKCPVGVTTQDPELRSRLKIDISAKKLENFLRVSTEELENFARLTGNDDVHKLSINDLCTTNSEISDHTEIEHV from the coding sequence ATGACCGAATATCGATGCAACGTCTGTGGCGCTTTTGAGTATGATGATACAAGGGGAGACTCGAACACCGACATAAAACCCGGAACAAAGCCGGAAGATTTCCCTGAAGACTGGCGCTGTCCGATATGTGGTGCTGACAAGAACCACCAGATGCCTGTTGAAAAAGAAGAGATCGAGGAGATCACTTCAGAAGAGATAGTTACCTGTCCCAAATGTGGTACAAAGAGTAAGATCACAGTATCAGAATTTGGAAAAATAGACATCAGTGGTTATCTTGGAGAATGGAGAAGAACCTCAGATACTACTGAAACCTACATGGAAGACATCCACAAGATCTCTGTTAGTGGTGAATCCATACTTGAACCGATGAAGACAAAGCAAGATGTGCTTTCATGGAATGACATCCTTATCAAAGGAGCACAGCTTGCAAAGATACCTCTTAACGAGGATGAAGCTGTCAACACTAACACCGTCATTGGACCAAAAGCAAAGCACCCACTTGTTATTGAAACTCCCGTGTTCATTACCCATATGTCATATGGCGCATTATCCAGTGAAATTAAACAGGCCCTTGCAATGGGAAGTGCTGCTGTAAAGACCGCAATGTGTTCAGGGGAAGGCGGCATCCTCAAGGAGAGCATGGAGAAAGCCCACAAGTATATTTTTGAATATGTGCCGAACAGATACAGTGTCACCGAAGATAATCTCAAGAAGGTGGATGCCATCGAGATCAAGATCGGACAGTCTGCTAAACCTGGCATGGGTGGACACCTGCCTGCTGAGAAGGTAACACATGAGTTGGCGGAGATCAGGGGATTTCCGGAAAGCACAGACATCGTAAGTCCTGCTCATTTTGACGATATCCGAAGCAAGGAGGACCTGAAAGCAAAGGTCGACTGGCTCAGAGAGACCTCAGGAGGCAAACCTATCGGTATCAAGATGGCAGCAGGTAATATCGAAGCTGACCTTGAAATTGCTGTTTATGCAAAGCCCGATTTCATTACCATCGATGGCAGACCAGGAGCAACTGCTGCTGCACTCAAATTTGTAAAGAATGCAACATCGATACCCACAATATTTGCACTTTACCGTGCGAGGAAATTCCTTGATGAGAAAGGCATAAAGGATATTTCCCTTATAATCACAGGTGGCCTGCGTGTATCTTCCGATCTTGCAAAAGCACTTGCACTTGGTGCAGATGCAATTGCCATAGGCACAGCAGCGCTCATGGCGTGTGCCTGCCAGCAATACAGGCAATGTGATACCGGAAAATGTCCGGTCGGCGTCACAACACAGGATCCTGAACTTCGTTCCAGACTTAAGATCGATATTTCTGCAAAGAAACTTGAGAACTTCCTTAGAGTATCCACCGAAGAACTTGAAAATTTCGCAAGGCTCACAGGAAATGATGATGTTCACAAATTAAGCATCAATGACCTTTGCACTACAAATTCCGAAATTTCAGACCATACCGAGATCGAACATGTCTGA
- a CDS encoding DNA topoisomerase I codes for MHLIIAEKHIAAKRIATILAPKKPKQVRVSGMDTYEFNADDRTVVMGLSGHIVQLDFPKAYNNWQKVESRELIDAEVITTPTHVKIVSALKKLGKEATHVTIATDYDREGELIGVEALEIIKKVNPEVDFDRVFYSAITKKEIDDAFANPAAIDFNLADAGHSRQVIDLVWGASLTRYLSISAGRLGKLFLSVGRVQSPTLALIVDKEKERQAFIPKPYWEIFATLKDDKGELFNIQHKTLKFWDKAEAERVMDIIGDNATVTSVVRSKKTDKPPTPFNTTEFIGAASSIGYSAANAMRIAESLYTSGFISYPRTDNTVYPASIDLREQIEIFKKGTFKEYAEKLLAKEKLVPTRGKKETTDHPPIYPASLAKKSELNDQEWKLYELVVRRFFATFAEEAEWETLKVKFDIEDEEFKANGARLLHAGWRWYYPYNAPQDRLLPALEEGEVLTIKSKEMTSKETQPPGRYGQGRLIKLMEELGLGTKATRHDIISKLYSRAYVHGNPLQPTKTSFAVVEALEEYAPTITKHDMTSKLEEDMDRIAEGKVNEEDVLSDSRKMLDNVFAELEENKEKISESLRAGLREDKVIGICKECGSKLIVRRSKRGSRFIGCDGYPDCNFSLPLPKSGQVIVTDKTCEEHGINHIKIINAGKRPWDLGCPQCNFIEWKKTQEEEKKKLPEVPRPEKILDVPGIGKVTAEKLKDAGVSTVDELGEINAIELSKSTGISVGKIMKWQEAVA; via the coding sequence ATGCATCTTATCATAGCAGAAAAACACATTGCGGCCAAGAGGATAGCAACTATCCTTGCCCCGAAGAAACCAAAGCAGGTACGTGTCAGCGGAATGGATACCTACGAGTTCAATGCTGATGACAGGACCGTTGTCATGGGGCTTAGTGGACACATCGTCCAGCTGGACTTCCCTAAAGCATACAACAACTGGCAGAAAGTAGAGTCAAGAGAGCTCATCGATGCTGAGGTCATCACCACACCCACACATGTAAAGATCGTGAGTGCACTTAAAAAGCTGGGAAAAGAAGCAACACACGTTACCATTGCTACTGACTACGACCGAGAAGGAGAACTTATTGGTGTCGAAGCGCTTGAGATCATCAAGAAAGTGAACCCTGAAGTAGACTTTGACCGTGTATTCTACAGTGCGATCACAAAGAAAGAGATCGATGATGCTTTTGCAAACCCTGCAGCTATTGATTTCAATCTTGCTGATGCAGGCCATTCCAGACAGGTCATCGACCTGGTATGGGGAGCATCGCTCACAAGATACCTTTCAATTTCAGCAGGCAGGCTGGGTAAGCTATTCCTATCTGTAGGAAGGGTACAATCACCGACCCTTGCACTTATAGTCGACAAGGAGAAAGAAAGGCAGGCTTTCATCCCAAAACCATACTGGGAAATTTTTGCCACCCTCAAGGATGATAAGGGTGAACTCTTCAACATCCAGCACAAGACCCTGAAGTTCTGGGACAAAGCAGAAGCAGAAAGGGTAATGGACATCATAGGTGACAATGCAACCGTTACTTCGGTAGTCAGATCAAAGAAGACAGACAAGCCCCCCACTCCTTTCAATACCACCGAATTCATAGGCGCTGCAAGTTCCATCGGGTATAGTGCTGCAAATGCCATGAGGATCGCAGAATCACTCTATACAAGCGGTTTCATTTCATATCCGAGGACTGACAACACCGTATATCCGGCATCTATCGATCTGAGAGAGCAGATCGAGATATTCAAGAAAGGCACTTTCAAGGAATATGCCGAAAAACTGCTCGCCAAGGAAAAACTTGTTCCGACCCGTGGTAAGAAAGAGACCACCGATCACCCTCCTATCTATCCTGCATCACTTGCAAAGAAGAGCGAGCTCAATGACCAGGAATGGAAGCTTTACGAACTTGTGGTCAGAAGATTCTTTGCAACCTTTGCTGAAGAGGCCGAGTGGGAGACCCTGAAGGTAAAGTTCGATATTGAAGATGAGGAATTCAAAGCGAACGGTGCCAGACTTCTTCACGCAGGATGGAGATGGTACTACCCATACAATGCACCACAGGACAGGCTGCTTCCTGCCCTTGAAGAAGGTGAAGTACTCACTATAAAGAGCAAAGAGATGACGTCAAAGGAGACACAGCCACCCGGAAGATATGGTCAGGGAAGGCTCATCAAGCTCATGGAAGAGCTTGGACTTGGCACAAAAGCAACACGTCATGACATTATCAGCAAGCTATATTCAAGAGCATACGTCCACGGAAATCCGCTCCAGCCTACAAAAACATCCTTTGCAGTAGTAGAGGCCCTTGAGGAATATGCCCCTACTATCACAAAGCATGACATGACAAGCAAGCTGGAAGAGGACATGGACCGTATTGCAGAAGGCAAGGTCAATGAAGAGGATGTCCTGAGCGACTCAAGGAAGATGCTTGACAATGTATTTGCCGAACTTGAAGAAAATAAGGAGAAGATATCGGAATCATTGCGTGCCGGTCTTCGAGAAGACAAGGTCATTGGCATCTGCAAAGAATGTGGCTCAAAGCTTATAGTCAGACGCTCAAAAAGAGGTTCCAGGTTCATCGGTTGTGACGGTTATCCTGACTGTAATTTCTCCCTGCCGCTTCCAAAGAGCGGACAGGTTATTGTTACTGATAAGACATGTGAGGAACACGGCATCAACCATATTAAGATCATAAATGCCGGAAAAAGACCATGGGATCTTGGTTGCCCGCAATGTAATTTCATCGAATGGAAAAAGACACAGGAAGAAGAGAAAAAGAAGCTTCCTGAAGTTCCAAGACCTGAGAAGATACTGGATGTACCCGGTATCGGAAAGGTTACAGCTGAAAAGCTCAAAGATGCAGGCGTTTCAACTGTAGATGAGCTTGGTGAGATAAACGCAATAGAACTTTCAAAAAGCACAGGAATTTCTGTCGGCAAGATCATGAAATGGCAGGAAGCTGTTGCATAA
- a CDS encoding rubredoxin: MTGYRCNVCNVFEYDDAEGNAEMGIEPGTKPEDFPDDWKCPICGADKSHLLPV, encoded by the coding sequence ATGACAGGCTATCGATGTAATGTCTGTAACGTTTTTGAATACGATGACGCAGAAGGAAATGCTGAAATGGGCATCGAACCGGGAACAAAGCCGGAAGATTTCCCTGATGACTGGAAATGCCCTATATGTGGTGCAGATAAAAGTCACCTGCTGCCAGTTTGA
- a CDS encoding class I SAM-dependent methyltransferase: MNIEDVVRIHANPSGEDGKKVGLEMNEHHYELWKWGIGHISIEPDSWILDVGCGGGRAVSILADLFEAGKVYGVDHSSEMVELATELNKNAVDSEHVTIIHSSVSELPLSDDMFDIVTAFETCYFWPDILEDLKEVRRVLKDGGILLIVNEMYEHSNFEERNTPFTEVVGMNIFSPQDYRVMLESAGFSSVEVDEVPENNWITVIAKK, encoded by the coding sequence TTGAATATCGAGGACGTTGTGAGGATTCATGCAAATCCTTCAGGTGAAGATGGGAAAAAAGTTGGTCTTGAGATGAACGAGCACCATTATGAACTATGGAAATGGGGCATTGGCCATATTTCCATTGAACCGGATTCATGGATACTTGATGTTGGCTGTGGTGGAGGGCGTGCTGTGAGTATCCTTGCGGATCTTTTTGAGGCTGGTAAAGTTTATGGTGTCGACCATTCCAGTGAGATGGTAGAGCTTGCCACCGAACTGAACAAGAATGCGGTTGATAGTGAACATGTCACCATAATACATTCCTCTGTTTCAGAGTTGCCGCTTTCGGATGACATGTTCGATATTGTCACAGCTTTTGAGACATGCTATTTCTGGCCGGATATCCTGGAGGACCTCAAAGAGGTAAGGCGTGTGCTCAAAGATGGTGGTATACTTCTGATAGTCAATGAGATGTACGAGCATAGCAACTTTGAGGAAAGGAACACACCTTTCACTGAAGTAGTTGGCATGAACATATTCTCACCTCAAGATTACAGGGTTATGCTTGAAAGTGCCGGTTTTTCTTCCGTTGAGGTCGATGAAGTTCCGGAAAACAACTGGATAACTGTTATTGCAAAGAAATGA
- a CDS encoding FAD-dependent oxidoreductase, translating into MITHDVIMIGGGLSGLRCAIELHEKGVDVAIISKVPPIRSHSGAAQGGINASLGSNDSWESHAFDTVKGSDYLADQDTVEILCKEAPDRVLEMEHWGTNFSRKDDGTIAQRPFGGAGFPRTCYAGDRTGHNLLHTLHERILRAGIKVYREWLVTKVVIEDDRCLGFVAMNMLNSKLEVFKTKATVLATGGYGRIYAKSTNAIINKGFGISLAYRAGVPLQDMEFVQFHPTTLWGTNILITEGARGEGGYLYNKDHERFMKGYAASSMELAPRDIVARSIQQEIDEGRGFPGGYVHLDITHLGKDLIEERLAGIRQICIDFIGIDPVEEPIPVQPGQHYSMGGITSNKDGATPAKGLYAVGECACISVHGANRLGGNSLLDTVVFGRRAGVHAADYIASLEEATDAPLTKALDSERTAISQMMGKDGESYSSISQELKQTMQENVGVFREHDKLEQAVRDIKDLEERAKSLKVRTEAKEFNLELLNAIELKGMLDLAHVIALGALVREESRGAHYRTDFLERDDKNWLKHTLAYPAPEGPRLEYKDVSITIFQPQRRIY; encoded by the coding sequence ATGATCACACATGATGTGATAATGATAGGAGGCGGCCTTTCAGGTCTCAGATGTGCTATTGAACTTCATGAAAAGGGAGTGGACGTAGCCATCATCTCAAAAGTTCCTCCGATACGAAGCCACTCCGGAGCTGCACAAGGAGGGATCAATGCATCCCTTGGCTCCAATGACAGCTGGGAATCGCATGCATTTGATACTGTTAAGGGAAGCGATTACCTTGCTGACCAGGACACTGTTGAAATACTATGTAAGGAAGCTCCTGACAGGGTTCTTGAAATGGAACACTGGGGAACCAATTTCTCAAGGAAGGATGATGGGACCATAGCACAGCGTCCTTTTGGTGGTGCAGGATTTCCCAGGACCTGCTATGCAGGGGACAGGACCGGACACAACCTTCTTCATACACTTCATGAAAGGATATTACGTGCTGGTATCAAGGTCTACAGGGAATGGCTTGTAACAAAAGTTGTCATAGAGGATGACAGGTGTCTGGGTTTTGTAGCTATGAACATGCTAAACTCCAAACTTGAGGTTTTCAAGACAAAGGCTACAGTACTTGCCACCGGAGGTTATGGGAGAATCTACGCGAAATCCACCAATGCCATTATCAACAAAGGTTTCGGGATAAGTCTTGCTTATCGTGCAGGAGTACCACTCCAGGACATGGAATTCGTACAGTTCCACCCCACAACATTATGGGGCACTAATATACTGATCACCGAAGGTGCAAGGGGTGAAGGCGGATACCTCTACAACAAGGACCATGAAAGGTTCATGAAAGGCTACGCAGCCTCATCAATGGAACTGGCACCCAGAGATATTGTTGCAAGGTCTATCCAGCAGGAGATCGACGAGGGAAGGGGATTCCCCGGAGGTTATGTCCATCTGGACATCACACACCTTGGAAAGGACCTTATCGAAGAAAGACTGGCAGGAATAAGGCAGATCTGTATCGATTTTATAGGCATTGACCCGGTCGAGGAACCTATTCCCGTACAGCCCGGGCAGCATTACTCTATGGGTGGCATCACCTCAAACAAGGACGGTGCAACCCCTGCAAAAGGACTCTATGCAGTTGGGGAATGTGCCTGTATAAGTGTTCATGGTGCAAACCGACTGGGAGGAAATTCACTCCTTGACACCGTGGTCTTTGGAAGAAGGGCAGGAGTACATGCAGCAGATTATATTGCATCACTTGAAGAAGCGACCGATGCTCCCCTGACAAAGGCACTTGATAGTGAGAGAACTGCAATTTCTCAAATGATGGGGAAAGATGGAGAAAGCTATTCCAGCATCAGTCAGGAACTGAAACAGACCATGCAGGAGAACGTAGGTGTTTTCAGGGAACACGACAAACTCGAGCAGGCGGTCAGGGATATCAAAGATCTGGAAGAGAGAGCAAAGTCACTGAAAGTCAGAACAGAAGCAAAGGAATTCAACCTGGAACTGCTCAATGCCATCGAGCTTAAGGGTATGCTGGACCTGGCACATGTCATCGCATTAGGAGCATTGGTACGTGAGGAAAGCAGGGGTGCACATTACAGGACCGATTTCCTTGAAAGGGACGACAAGAACTGGTTAAAGCACACACTCGCCTATCCCGCACCGGAAGGTCCACGACTGGAATACAAAGATGTTAGTATAACGATCTTCCAGCCACAGAGGAGGATTTACTGA
- a CDS encoding TIGR00725 family protein, with product MIQIGVIGAGSCDKRVAKLAETVGAEIAKNDAILICGGLGGVMEAAAMGCKAEGGQTIGILPGNKKEDANAYIDLVIVTAMGHARNAIIAQSCDALIAVDGEYGTLSEIALSLKMGKPVVTLESKWDVEGAWIAASPEDAVKIVLGLFLTR from the coding sequence TTGATACAGATCGGAGTCATTGGCGCAGGTTCATGCGATAAGAGAGTAGCAAAGTTGGCCGAAACCGTCGGTGCTGAAATCGCAAAGAACGACGCAATACTCATTTGCGGAGGCCTGGGTGGTGTGATGGAAGCTGCAGCAATGGGATGTAAAGCAGAAGGCGGGCAGACCATAGGCATACTTCCGGGAAACAAGAAAGAGGATGCGAACGCGTATATTGATCTTGTGATCGTTACTGCAATGGGACATGCAAGAAATGCGATCATTGCACAATCATGTGATGCACTGATAGCTGTAGATGGAGAATACGGCACACTTTCAGAGATAGCGCTTTCTCTAAAGATGGGGAAGCCGGTCGTAACACTGGAATCAAAATGGGACGTAGAAGGAGCATGGATCGCAGCAAGCCCGGAGGATGCTGTTAAGATCGTATTGGGGCTATTTTTGACAAGGTAA